One window from the genome of Sphaerotilus microaerophilus encodes:
- the tcuB gene encoding tricarballylate utilization 4Fe-4S protein TcuB, translating into MRSLDPLIEEARALADGQPVSSPSAHSAEGEVARVLQICNACRYCEGFCAVFPAMTRRLEFHRADVHYLANLCHNCGACLHACQYAPPHEFQVNVPRAMAEVRGRTYAEYAWPAPLGRLYQRNGLTLSVALAAALALFLILAVALRGSLAGTPAGSFYDIFPHHLLVGLFAPVFGFAALALAMGLRRFWRDVTPVTSGQPVSAPASAEAAGHVLTLTYLDGGHGEGCHNEDDAWTLARRRLHHLTFYGFLLCFAATGVGTLAHYLLGWAAPYPLASLPKLLGVAGGVSLLIGTTGLGWLNLRRHPLHGAPAQRPMDRGFIALLFLTSASGLALWLAAGSAALPLWLCLHLGCVMALFATLPYGKFAHGIYRTAALLRHAVEKRQPNPVGLGAD; encoded by the coding sequence ATGCGCTCGCTTGACCCCTTGATCGAGGAAGCCCGGGCGCTGGCCGACGGGCAACCGGTCTCTTCCCCTTCAGCCCACTCGGCCGAGGGTGAAGTCGCCCGCGTGCTGCAGATCTGCAACGCCTGCCGCTACTGCGAGGGCTTCTGCGCGGTGTTCCCGGCCATGACGCGCCGGCTGGAGTTCCACCGCGCCGATGTGCACTACCTGGCCAACCTCTGCCACAACTGCGGCGCCTGCCTGCACGCCTGCCAGTACGCCCCGCCGCACGAGTTCCAGGTCAACGTGCCCCGGGCGATGGCCGAGGTGCGGGGGCGCACCTACGCCGAGTACGCCTGGCCGGCGCCGCTGGGCCGGCTCTACCAGCGCAACGGGCTGACGCTGTCGGTGGCGCTGGCCGCCGCCCTGGCGCTCTTCCTCATCCTGGCCGTGGCATTGCGTGGCTCGCTGGCGGGCACACCGGCTGGCAGCTTCTACGACATCTTCCCGCACCACCTGCTCGTGGGCCTGTTCGCGCCGGTGTTCGGCTTTGCCGCCCTGGCGCTGGCGATGGGCCTGCGGCGCTTCTGGCGCGACGTGACGCCGGTGACCAGCGGCCAGCCCGTCAGCGCCCCCGCCTCGGCCGAAGCCGCCGGCCACGTGCTGACACTGACCTACCTGGACGGCGGCCACGGCGAGGGCTGCCACAACGAGGACGATGCCTGGACGCTGGCGCGCCGGCGCTTGCACCACCTCACCTTCTACGGCTTCCTGCTCTGCTTTGCCGCCACCGGCGTGGGCACGCTGGCGCACTACCTGCTGGGCTGGGCGGCGCCCTACCCGCTGGCGTCACTGCCCAAGCTGCTGGGCGTGGCCGGCGGGGTGAGCCTGCTCATCGGCACCACCGGGCTGGGCTGGCTCAACCTGCGCCGCCACCCGCTGCACGGCGCCCCGGCGCAGCGGCCGATGGACCGCGGCTTCATCGCCCTGCTCTTCCTCACCTCGGCCAGCGGCCTGGCCCTGTGGCTGGCCGCCGGCAGCGCCGCCCTGCCGCTGTGGCTGTGCCTGCACCTGGGCTGCGTGATGGCGCTGTTCGCCACCCTGCCCTACGGCAAGTTCGCCCACGGCATCTACCGCACGGCCGCGCTGCTGCGCCATGCCGTCGAGAAG